The window gttttttcacattATCTCCCAAGTTTTGGTCAAATCCATAGTTAATATTTCCCAAGAACTGGTGAGCTGGGAGTGTGAGGGAGATGAACACGCAGGGCTTTGAGTAACATTGTGTGTCCATCCAAAAGCTTGGATTAACTGCAGCATAAGATTTGAAGTGAGACCTGAACTTCCATCTAGTAACTCAACCTCTTGAAGCATTTGACAGGACCATTAGTTTGGGGATATTATGGGATGTGAAACATCCATcagatttcttcctctttggACCAGTCTTGAACCATCATGGCTGTGAAACATGAGCCATTGCCGCTCTCAATTTCCAGTGGGAAGGGGAATGTGCTGAACCATTCTTTCATAATTCCACTGACACCTCCCAGACAGACAGACCACTATAGGTTCCTGAGCAGCGCCTGCAGGTGACACTGTACCCTCATGAACTACATCTGGGAGGTGGGAAGGTCCCCTCATGATCACACTCTATCCTCTCTTTATCTGTTCTGCCTGTTTCATGGGGAGACCAGCCCTTTTCAAGATCAGAGCACCTCATTTTGGTGGCACTGAAAGAGTGGGAACCCAACTCCAGTGGTGTCTCCACCCCTCCTGGCCCCTTTTGCCATAGATTACAATGAGGCCCATGCCCACTGAATCCCCATTCCATGTGAATAAGGTCAGTTGGGTGTATGGAGTTGTTGGAAACAATCTCAGTTCACTTACTAACAATTCTAATACATTCATGTGCACTTACATCAGTCCcatgattttcctttcctcagtaGTTCATAAAGAGAtcaggaaataatgaaaagaaaacatggtCAGGGAGGGGAGTTATGAAAAGCATGTCCTTCACATCTAGGGCAGTCAGCCAAGTATGAGCAGACCCCGCGGCAGTGTCACCATCTCGTCAATGTTTGGAACTGCAGCAGTTGAAGTTGCAGTATTAGCAAAAAACGGTTGACAATCCATGGTGAAATACCACTGTTGGTTTGTTTACTGGCCACACTGGTGAATTTTAAGGCAAGTGGTGCCTCTTTTTTCCAAATCTGTCACCACCCAGTCCTCATGAGTGCTACTGTTGGTAGGGGGCAGTCCTTTGCAATCATGAACTTGGAAGAGGGCAGTGGTACTGATGTTTTTAATAGGCTGGTTAGTTTTGCAGACCCTGAACTCTCCCACATTCCTTCAGATTTTACTTCTATCTCTGGCAACCCAGTTGCCTTTTGTTAAGAAACTCTGCAGAGTTCTACCTGGCAGTTTCTAGGTTTGATCAGAAAGTAGGCAGAGtcctaaaatatttgttttggcAACACTCACAAGCACTTCAACCTTAGTGAATAATCTAAGACAAGTTTTATTTAGAGACAGAGTGTTAAAGAGGTGAAACATGCAGACTTTGTGGTAAACACATGCTCAGACCCATGTAATGCCACAGGCATTCCTGGACGAGTGACCAACAAGTCAAGAGAGAGTCAGGAGTGGAAATCTGAGGtcaaacaggcaggaaaatgtgGCTGCCTTAGCTCATGGCCTAGTTCCTGCTCACAGGAGAGTGAACCTGACAGGGGGCTGCCAGGATGACCAGGAACTGGAAACATCTGacatgaggagaggctgagagatcTGGGTCTGTTCTGCCTAAAAACAAGATTGGTTGTGGCATCCTTCTTCTTCATTGAATTGCCTGATGGAGCGAGGTACACACTGGAAAGATGAGATGTTATGGACAAACGTTTCATGAAAGGAAGGTTAGATAGAGGAATTAGATCCTAAACCCCCCAACTTTTTCACCATGAAGAGCCTCAAACTCTAGGAGAGGGTCCCAAAGAGGTTGTGAGATTTCCATCCTTGAAGTACTAAAAACTCAGCTGGATGTGGCTCAGCAACAGGCAGCTCTAAGTTGGTCCTGCTTTGAGCGGTGGTTGGAGCATAGATCTCCAGAGATTCCTTACATCTTTTTTATTCTACAGTTTTAAGACACAGGCTAAGCCTCTCCACTTCAGATCTTGTGACACCTTCCCTCAGTTCCTCCCCATTAGATTAgttcagcagagcagaaaaattctTCTCTGGCCTTTGGGGAATAGTCCTTGAGCTAGCTGAGTGTGATGTACTACAAAAGACTGTCAAGACAGGACCCAAATTTCTCTAGTGAGGGGTTCAAAGTGGGAACGCCTTGTTCGGGAGAGTTTCTTGTAGTTGGATATTTGTGTTCTTTGGACTTTCTCCACGGTGCATTTACAAGTGGCAAAGCAGTGACTGTCTCAGGCTGCTTTAATCAATGTGTTCTACAGTTTTGGGGTAGTGCAGGTGAAGCAGTCCAAGTCTCCCAAAGGTAGGTAGAAGCAAAGCAGTCACTGTTGTGCTCAGAAGAAGGCACAAGAAATAAAGAACTACTGTTTTTCTGTAAATGATTTGGTTTAAAATCCATTCTGCAGCGTGGTGCTGATGTGATTTTCATTTGCAACTGATTGTTAATTAGGCCATGCTTGACGGGcatttcctatttattttggCCTTGTTTGGTCgagtgtgtgcatgtgtgctcAGGGTGCAGTGTCCATACAGGAAAGTAGAACATACATGGAGAAATTGaaaagacagacagaaacaCAGTCCATTTCCTAAATACTGCAAGGCATTTGTAGAGGTGGAAGTACATGAGGGTTAGAAGATTCTCTACAGCATGACTCAGTTGTAGCAGAGGGGCGCAAGAAATAAAGAGCTACTATTCTTCTTACAGCAGCATCCAGCTCCATGTCATGCATTATTGCTTAGTGCAACCTCATTTCAGAAAAACTTTTGATGTCTTGCAAGGGAAAAGCCATGGAGGAAAGAGGGTTTGCtggagacagagctgctggtgatGCAGACTGCAGGGCAAAGAAATCATATCTCTGGCCTTGACCTCATAGCGTATCACCTTGACCACAAAGCAGAAGAGATGGCACAAGCCAAGGGCTGGGAAGAGATTTGAAGATCTACACAGGTGCATATTTCACAATGCAAAGAAATACAGCAATTGTCCATCTGCATGATCAAACACAGCATCTGGAAAACGGCGTGAGGTAGAGCAGGAAAGGAACTGTTGTTGGGGTGGTGGAACTCTTTCCAACGGGGGGCTCAGCACAAGGCAAGATGTTGGTTGGGACCCGTTCCCACTGGGGAAGTGCATCCTGATTCCAGGAATGGCACTGTGGGTGTATTTCttgggaaaaacaaacccagccaATGTGCATCATCCAATCCTAGGCTGTTGAATGAACTAATTTCCAAGAAATGCCTGAGGGAAGAAGCCATGTGGGTAATTTCCTTTGCAAAGGGCAGTAAGTGCCTCTTACCAATCGAAGTTCCACGTCTGCCATCCTGATACAAAAGGTAGAGTGGGTCAGTGAAGGCCCAAACCAGGCTAATACAGAGCCATCTTCAGGGCCAGGCTTCAGCTTTAATGaaagaagagaagcagcttTGGATTCCAGAGGTATTACCAAAACCAGCCTGTGTTTTAATTTATAagatttaaacagaaatattgacTGGATAACAACCATGCAGAACAGCTTGGTGCTGCCCACCAACCTGTTTAAAATGTCTCTGTAGTAGAGGAGCATAAAAATAGTACATTTTTCAGCACCATTTTTAGTTGTGCCATTGGACTGAAAAGCCACTGAGGGCTTTTTCTCCCCAGCAGAGACAAAAAGATCCATTCCCACGGCCAGGTGAATGTGGtagctctgagcagctctggagctcacATGGTTAAGTGGGTGCATGTTTAGTTGTGTAGCCTAAATATCCTCTGGCACTGTCAAATGCCACTGGAAAACGCAGATGTTTGGAGCCCTGCTGTTCATGGTCAGGACTTTTCAAGGGTAACATGTGATGCATAATTGACCAGTTGATTTTATGGAGAGGTTACAGTTTGCAAGCCCTAACACAATTGTGCTGTAAATGATTTGGTTTAAAATCCATTCTGCAGAGTGGTGCTGATGGGATTTTCATTTGCAACTGATTGTTAATTAGGCCATGCTTGACGGGcatttcctatttattttggCCTTGTTTGGTcaagtgtgtgcatgtgtgtgtgagCTCCTGTTTTTCTGTAGGATCATTTGCAATCATCTCACAGCCTGCTACTTCCACAGGCTGCTGGTGGAGAAACAGTGCCCCCACCACCACCTGTCCTGTGTGCCCTTCACTTCTCCTGGTTGGACACCCCAGGACCTGATAATGACACTTTGTGTGCCAGCTTTCATGACTTGCTGATGATTTCAGGGGAAGCAGAAGCCAGTGGGAGACAGAATGAGGAGTTGCTACAGGGATGTGGGAGCAGAAGGGCGGATGGATGCTGCACCAAGGGAACACAGTAGCACTACAAGTGTTACTGCCCCAGGGGCAGTGGTGGATGCTAATGGAAAGTGATCGGGAAATTTATCTAGCCCAGAGGTGCCCCTTCAGTTCACTGGGCATAAAAGCAAGTTGCTAAGTGATTCCAGTAAGGAAGGAGTGACTATGTAAATAcataatactgaaataaatacataaacacTGAAGAAGATTGGGACATGTGAAAAAATCCTGAGGAATTGCTTGAAAATGGTTCTTTTAGGTCCAGGTTAAAGACTGCTAACAAAGGAACTTCTGTGGCATGTTCTGTTTCCTTCGTTGCTAAGTACCTGTGAATCTCTCTAAGGTTTGTATGAATCAAATGATGGAGTGATGACTGCTCAGGCATATATTTTGAAAGCATGATGGATTAGATGCTTTCCATGGATTCATCCAGCTGATGTTGGTCCTGTGTCAATGCTGTTGTCTGAATGCTAACTCACCCTCTTCTTTTGTCACACTTGTCTTCCTGCAGGCATACATGCTGAAGTCATTTGAAATAAATGGCCTGCCGAAGGCGGTCCCTTTAAGTTTGCCTTACCAAGACTTCAGAAAAGATATGTGCAACTACTGGGAAAAGCCTAAGTTATCCCAGCGGATAAAGAAAGttgatttttcaaatattgtCTTGACTGCTCCTTGCAAACCTCTGGAACCTTATCTGGAAATGAatggaaaagaggaggaggaggaggaggaagaagaggaggaagactatgaggaggaggaagatgagcaggacgagggagaggaggaggaggagggcaatGAGATTGACATGCACAGTGATTCCAGCAGCGACCTGAGTCAGAAGAGCACGGAGCGCAGCCAGGAGTGCGCTCCGTCCACGCTCCTGGCTGATGACCAGAAGGGCTCCAAGGGTCGAGCATCCACTGCTGATGGGgacctggagctggaggaaggcTCAAAAACTTTAGTGCTGTTTTCACCAGGCGATCTGAAGAAGTCTCCAGTGGCTGCAGAGTTACCTCCAGAAGTCGATCTGGGCACTCTTGCTGCACTGACACCTCAGAGCGAGCGGCCGCAGCCCATGGGGAGCCAGCTGGATGTGTCTGAGCCAGGGACCCTGTCCTCAGTCCTTAAATCAGAACCAAAGCCTCCCGTGGCAGTGGCTACAGCCTCCTCCCCGTTCACCAAAGTGGAGCGCACGTTTGTTCACATCGCTGAGAAGACCCACCTGAACGTGATGTCCTCCAGCGGGCAGCTGATGCGGCACGAGGAGCACGGTCCCCCAGGGCAGTTCGAGGAGGTCATCGtcgaggaggagctggaggagaaccTGGTGCTGGTGGAGAATGGCAGCATTCATTCCGGGCTGGAAGGGGCAGAGACGGAGAGCTGCGCGCTGTCGGCCAACCACGCAGAAACCACCTCAGAGACCGTGGGAGAGCAGCCAGCCCTTCCCAATGGCATGCCAAAGCTTCCCGAGGAAAAGCCAGAGCCCTCTGGCAAAGCAGAGCTCTCACTGGACTTGGAAGAGCCTGCCAAGGTGGCTACAAGGGAGCCTGGCCTGGAGAAGGCAGCACCAGCGACAGAGCACCTGAAGCAAGCAGAGACCGTCCTCGAGACACCGCAGCCGGGCCCCAGGAGGCCGCTGGGCTCCCGGTACAGGAGCCGGATACCCATTTTGTTCTCTGAGGAGGACACTGGCTCAGACCTTTCAACTTCACTCTCAGCCAAAGAAAGGCTTTATAAGAGGGCAAAGCAACCCGATCTGGCTCGCCTGGTGATGGAGAAGAGACAGAGCCGCCTCCTGCGGCTGGCCTCAGGTGCCTCCTCCTCGGCCTCCTCCAGCGACGAGCGGCGCCGAGCCTCCGAAACCCTGTCAGCCACCGGCTCCGAGGAGGACACCCACGACTCTGATGACTCCATCCCAcggaagggagagaggaaggctGCGCTGCtggggagagaagagagagcCATAAGCACAAGGAGCAGAATTCCTCGCCCCATCGTGCCGGTGAAAACGCCGCTGGAGGCGGTGAGGTTGGAGAGCTCCGTGGCTGCTGcggtggcagggctgggcagctccccacaggatgcagctgctgcctgcaggtaAGACCAAAATGGTGAGAAATGCAAAGAGCTGGGCTTGttgaggagacacagccagggcttTGCTCACCTCCCATGACTTCATCCTTTACTCAGCTTGAATGCATAGTCCATACTTGTTTCCTACATTCATTACAGCCCACAGGTGTGTGAAATACTCACctctctgtcttctttttttgaaGCCTCTCTTTGCTTGCCCTGGCTTTGAGACCTTTCCTTTCACAAGCCCTTTCACTTGGTCTGATAATAGCAGATGCCCCTGGTGTTGAGCTCTCCATTTGGCAGCACGGCCATGACTCTGCAGGGAGACCTGGCCTCCTGGCCTGACTATTGTGATTAGAGCTGCAAGGGCAGCGAGGCTGCAAGCTGGGATTGCTTCAGTTGGTTTATCTTCCATCACAGTTACCATGAGAGGCCAACTGGTGCAATCTAACTCATGCCCACATTCCCAAATTGTATGTCCTGCCTTGGAAAAGGTTGCTGCATCCATTCTGCATGTTAAGAGAAGTCCCACATACCATACCTGCGTGTTGACTCAGAGAATACTGGAGCATCAAGGCAAACACTTAGCAGTTAACTACACTGAGTTACAGGATGGTGTTCAAACTGGTGCCCCATCTTGTTGGCGGCATAGGTTCTCCTGTCCTGGTGCTGGAGACTCCTTGTGATTGCCTGGCAACATTCATGCCAATCCTGCCAGGAGGCCAAGAGTCCCTTGCAAAATTCCCCTTCATcctccctcttctctctcttttcttctctgcaggcTTCAGACACAGAGACCAGCTGGGAGCGTCCCATCTGAGGGCCGAACAACACAGGTACAAAGCCGGCTTCCTTCGTCACCGAGCTCCACTTCTCTTCCTCCACGGAGCAGCTCGCAGAGGCCCAGTGGTGCATCCCCTCGGAGCCCCGTCCTTCCTTCCAGGAACCCCAGCACTTCCCCCAGAAGCCAGCTGCTGCCTCGGAGGGAAAGTCCTTCTCCCTGCCGACAGCACAAACCAGGGACTGCTCCTCAGCGAGTTCCTACTTCCCCCCGACCTCAGCCCTCAGCTCAGGCCCCGGGGCCTACAGGAGATTCCCTGCCATCTCCTGGCGTGGCCAAAAAACgacaaagaggaaaaacccaGACTCAAAGTCCAGCAACCAAAGGAAAGCAGGTGTCCCTGGAAAGTAAGGCAGCTGCCAGATAATGACCTTCCTCTGCGAGCCCAGCAGACTGGGTAACTTCTGCATATAGTATACACTTgagatgctgcagcacagccttccATGCTGGACCCACGAGTGTATAGCAGTAGCTGTACTTGAATGCTTCACTCACTCTCACCCCACACTGCAATCAGCTCCCACGGGCCTGGCAGCCTCTGAGCCACGGAGCCTTTCCAAGGGAGACCCCCGCAGCTCACGCTTGCTAACGCACAGCACCCAGCCGTGACCCAGTGCCTGacctgcctccctccccagggatTCTCCTCCCCGTTAGCAATACCAGTCCTCAACACCGACTCCAGCTGtggaaggaggagcagaggtgaCAAGAGCAAGGCCTGCTAAAGAGGAAGGCTCCTGTCCTTCAGGcagctccttcctttctccttgcTGGGAAAACACCAGCCTTGGTCTCTGCCATTTCCCTGAGTGTTGGCTCACCTCCCACCGCCTGTGTTAGCAAGGGATTGCCACTAGCTTATTCAAGAGGGATGGATGCATCCTTGTGTGCTAAGAGAAGGGGTAAGGAGGGGAGGgctcttctctccttttcagaGGTGCCTCTACAGGTGGGAATTGGGAGACAGGCAGGTCTTGCTGGATGCTCCCACCTGCTCCAGTATGTCCCACAGAGGAGGCTGTCTGGCATTGCTTctcagacactgctgctgtttcagcagATGCCTCTGTGGTGGGTGCTTAGGTGGAAGTAGAGATGTGTTGGCAGCTTGCTGGGAAATCAGGAGTTCTTGCTAATTAATGTAGAAGGGAGCACACTGCAGCCACATCTGTCACAAATACCAAACTGTGATCTGTGGACATCACATCCCCCAGCAAGGGAGGTTCCTCTCAGCCTGGGCATGGTTGGTGCCACAGACCTGCAGTGCACCAAACACAGCTCCATTGTGAGGATGTGGATAGTCACTGGATGCCTTTAGCCTGGGTGCCCCTTGCACCTGAATTCCTTGTGTTTTATTGTCACGCTCTTGGTGTTTGTGAATTTTGGCACTGTGGTTGAAAGTTCCCCTACAGGGCAGGGTGGGAAATGATTATCCTGTGGCGTACCCAAAACCTGCTGCTTTGCAATGAGAGGTTTGCTGGCATGCCATGGCCATGGCATTTCTATCTGAGGGGACAGTGGCTTGAGGGGCAGAGGTGGGGTTTATGTCTTTTCCTTGATGCTCACCTCTGCCACGCGTTGAGGATGAACAATGTGAACGTAAAAGCAAGGGCTGTGCTCTTCAAGTAATATTATCTGAGCATAAGCTAACACTCGGCTAGAGCTAAATCAACCGACTGTTTAGCCCCCAGACTAATTAGGAAGGCTTGAAAGTGAAAGCAAGGAGGGCTGGTACCTGTCTGATCTTGATGAGATCTTGAAGTAGACAAAATTCTCCCCACACctcacagaagaaaacactCCAGACCCAAATACTTTGTGCTTCACACCATTGTCATGCCTAAAAGAGGCACTGCATGAGACAGAACGAATATACAGCTGCTCTGTACACCTATTCCTGCAGTTGCAACTACCTGCAAATTTACTATTTGCAGACAACAAAGCTTGACAGAGGAATCTGAACAGTAATGACCTTGATTCATTTGAACATGAATGCAAACAGTCACACACTGATGGCCATCAAGTTCAAGGAATCCCGAAGCTGCTCATATCTGCAGGAGTCCTGGAAAGGAGGATGAGAGCTGTGACAGGGTGTCAGGGAGAAAATCCTTGCACACCTGAACAGGGAAATGTGTAGAAACAGGAGACAGGAATTACCCCTTCACGTAACAGTCTCAGTGTTGCCAACACTAATTCATTTCACCCAGCTCAGAGTGTTTTCCATTGATTTCCAAACATGCCCTCAtctttgcagagcagcactgggaactcAGAGGGAGCTCAGCCTGTGGTCTGATGGACTGAGCTGATGTTGCCATCAAAAGCAACATCCCTCCAAGTTCCAGCTGTTTTGTTGCACAGTTCCACCACATTTACAGTGCAGCAGCAATTTGATAAATGG of the Camarhynchus parvulus chromosome 3, STF_HiC, whole genome shotgun sequence genome contains:
- the TTBK1 gene encoding tau-tubulin kinase 1, producing MQCLAAVIKDEPNMSGGGEQVDILPTNYVVKDRWKVLKKIGGGGFGEIYEAMDLLTRENVALKVESAQQPKQVLKMEVAVLKKLQGKDHVCRFIGCGRNEKFNYVVMQLQGRNLADLRRSQPRGTFTLSTTLRLGKQILESIEAIHSVGFLHRDIKPSNFAMGRLPSTYRKCYMLDFGLARQYTNTTGEVRPPRNVAGFRGTVRYASVNAHKNREMGRHDDLWSLFYMLVEFAVGQLPWRKIKDKEQVGMIKEKYEHRMLLKHMPSEFHLFLDHIASLDYFTKPDYQLIMSVFENSMKERGITENEAFDWEKAGTDILLSTSTSTPPQQNTRQTAAMFGVVNVTPVPGDLLRENTEDVLQGEHLSDQENAPPILSGRPVEGLGQAPNTAFNEGEVWEETDVNRNKLRISISKTQCMVEEEQRNGVCPSSPVRVPPESPTAQVRSLRYRRVNSPESERLSTADGKADPHERRSRMDIPGSPSRLVCSSQPAQMLSIDTGQADRQASGRMDVSASVEHEALSNAFRSVPLAEEEDFDSKEWVIIDKETELKDFHPGAEPSTSGTTDEEPEELRPIEDGEERRRLGADAAVRPKTHDGRSRGMLPVTEEDSSHRHEGPSQTVSDSRHEQQTGSPAHSPLHSAPALRQRRRESEPTGPQRQAYMLKSFEINGLPKAVPLSLPYQDFRKDMCNYWEKPKLSQRIKKVDFSNIVLTAPCKPLEPYLEMNGKEEEEEEEEEEEDYEEEEDEQDEGEEEEEGNEIDMHSDSSSDLSQKSTERSQECAPSTLLADDQKGSKGRASTADGDLELEEGSKTLVLFSPGDLKKSPVAAELPPEVDLGTLAALTPQSERPQPMGSQLDVSEPGTLSSVLKSEPKPPVAVATASSPFTKVERTFVHIAEKTHLNVMSSSGQLMRHEEHGPPGQFEEVIVEEELEENLVLVENGSIHSGLEGAETESCALSANHAETTSETVGEQPALPNGMPKLPEEKPEPSGKAELSLDLEEPAKVATREPGLEKAAPATEHLKQAETVLETPQPGPRRPLGSRYRSRIPILFSEEDTGSDLSTSLSAKERLYKRAKQPDLARLVMEKRQSRLLRLASGASSSASSSDERRRASETLSATGSEEDTHDSDDSIPRKGERKAALLGREERAISTRSRIPRPIVPVKTPLEAVRLESSVAAAVAGLGSSPQDAAAACRLQTQRPAGSVPSEGRTTQVQSRLPSSPSSTSLPPRSSSQRPSGASPRSPVLPSRNPSTSPRSQLLPRRESPSPCRQHKPGTAPQRVPTSPRPQPSAQAPGPTGDSLPSPGVAKKRQRGKTQTQSPATKGKQVSLESKAAAR